The following coding sequences lie in one Moritella viscosa genomic window:
- the cobJ gene encoding precorrin-3B C17-methyltransferase, protein MSKLFLIGTGPGDKDLVAPKAVAAIKASSDLVAYGLYLDLLGDVCDGKTHHDLPLGQEIDRARLALNLTASGKDTALVSSGDIGIYAMATLIFELLDRQLQGLEEHPEWLDVDIEVIPGISAMQAGASRVGAMLGHDFCTISLSDLLTPWETIEKRIHSCGTGDFVVSFYNPRSKKRDWQINTARDILLQYRPANTPVLLGRQLTREDESITMTTLDKLHSDDVDMFTMVTVGNSQSRHIINGQKEWIYTPRGYNKKI, encoded by the coding sequence ATGAGTAAATTATTTTTAATTGGTACAGGTCCAGGTGATAAAGACTTGGTTGCACCAAAGGCTGTGGCTGCTATTAAAGCCAGTTCAGACTTAGTGGCTTATGGCTTGTATCTGGATTTATTAGGTGATGTTTGTGATGGTAAAACGCATCATGATTTACCGCTTGGGCAAGAAATTGATCGCGCTCGTTTAGCCCTAAATTTAACTGCGAGTGGTAAAGACACTGCGTTAGTATCAAGTGGTGATATTGGTATCTATGCGATGGCGACCTTGATATTTGAATTATTAGATCGCCAACTACAAGGCTTAGAAGAACACCCTGAGTGGTTAGATGTGGATATTGAAGTCATACCCGGTATTTCGGCAATGCAAGCAGGCGCGAGCCGTGTTGGTGCTATGCTAGGTCATGACTTCTGTACTATCTCGTTATCGGATTTATTAACACCTTGGGAAACTATCGAAAAGCGTATCCATAGCTGTGGTACGGGTGATTTTGTAGTGTCGTTTTATAACCCAAGATCGAAAAAACGTGATTGGCAGATTAATACTGCCCGTGACATTTTATTGCAATACCGCCCAGCAAATACCCCTGTATTATTGGGTCGTCAGCTTACCCGTGAAGACGAAAGTATTACCATGACGACATTAGACAAATTACATTCTGATGATGTTGATATGTTTACTATGGTGACGGTGGGTAATAGCCAGTCTCGTCATATTATTAATGGTCAAAAAGAATGGATTTATACACCGCGAGGATATAATAAAAAAATATGA
- the cbiG gene encoding cobalamin biosynthesis protein CbiG — protein sequence MIRIVALTDAGEKLAKKIQQILPEQSEIWFKPKPFTSLVQQAFQAEERLILICATGIAVRTLAPVLVHKNTDPAVLVLDEAGQFVIPLLSGHEGGANDWADNVATLIEAQLVMTTANPYLAPIYSVGMGCERHCSVEKLHELLMACLAQANLTLAQISHINSIDIKADEVGLIALAKQINKPFLTWDKHQLREMEDLLSTKSDYVYSVVGVYGVAESAALFDVQQITQQQGELILTKQKSAVATCAIARAYPNKNSAVTKVIK from the coding sequence ATGATCCGTATTGTGGCGTTAACGGACGCGGGTGAAAAACTAGCGAAAAAAATACAGCAAATATTGCCTGAGCAAAGCGAGATTTGGTTTAAACCAAAACCTTTCACATCACTTGTTCAGCAGGCATTTCAAGCTGAAGAACGTCTGATCTTGATCTGTGCGACAGGTATTGCCGTGCGGACATTAGCGCCAGTATTAGTACATAAAAATACAGACCCTGCGGTTTTAGTATTAGATGAAGCGGGTCAGTTTGTGATCCCGTTATTATCGGGCCATGAAGGTGGCGCTAATGACTGGGCTGATAATGTCGCGACCTTGATTGAGGCGCAATTAGTGATGACTACCGCTAATCCTTATCTAGCACCTATATACAGTGTTGGTATGGGCTGTGAACGACATTGTTCCGTGGAAAAATTGCATGAGTTACTGATGGCTTGTTTAGCACAAGCTAACTTGACTCTAGCGCAAATTAGTCACATTAATAGCATTGATATTAAAGCCGATGAAGTCGGTTTAATTGCATTAGCAAAACAGATTAATAAACCCTTTCTTACTTGGGACAAACACCAATTACGAGAAATGGAAGATTTATTAAGTACCAAATCTGATTATGTATACAGCGTTGTTGGTGTATATGGAGTCGCAGAATCAGCCGCCTTGTTTGATGTACAGCAAATCACACAACAACAAGGCGAATTAATTTTAACCAAGCAAAAATCAGCGGTAGCTACCTGTGCAATAGCCAGAGCATATCCAAACAAAAATAGCGCTGTTACAAAGGTGATTAAATGA
- the cobI gene encoding precorrin-2 C20-methyltransferase, protein MKKQIMNNNQPGKLIGVGVGPGDPELMTLKAFRLLQKVDVICYLTNNDNISQAKMIASDAIDARKSPAIEIGIVMPMSKDRTLANQAYDDGAARVQQQLELGKDVVFICEGDPLFFGSFSYLLERLEAQFVCEVVPGITSINAASSALVSPLTALTDSFAVVSGRHSDEFLRQTLSEHNSVVIMKAGQSRPRILAALAATGRMQDASYLEYISREQQIIENDVTKLAHEAGPYFSLFLVRHNVATR, encoded by the coding sequence ATGAAGAAGCAGATAATGAATAATAACCAGCCAGGTAAATTAATTGGTGTTGGCGTTGGTCCAGGTGATCCAGAGCTGATGACGTTAAAAGCCTTTCGTTTACTGCAGAAAGTAGACGTGATCTGTTATTTAACCAATAACGATAATATCTCGCAGGCAAAAATGATTGCCAGTGACGCCATAGACGCAAGAAAGTCACCAGCCATTGAGATCGGCATTGTGATGCCTATGAGTAAAGATCGCACTTTGGCTAATCAAGCTTATGATGATGGCGCAGCACGTGTTCAGCAGCAATTAGAGCTGGGTAAAGATGTCGTGTTCATCTGTGAAGGTGATCCGTTATTCTTTGGTTCATTTAGTTATTTGCTAGAGCGCTTAGAAGCACAATTTGTTTGTGAAGTGGTACCTGGTATTACATCTATTAATGCGGCTTCATCAGCATTAGTTAGTCCTCTGACGGCATTAACAGATTCTTTTGCCGTAGTGAGTGGCCGTCATAGCGATGAATTTTTGCGTCAAACTTTAAGCGAGCATAACAGTGTGGTAATTATGAAGGCTGGTCAATCTCGTCCGCGTATTTTAGCTGCATTGGCAGCAACAGGACGGATGCAAGATGCTAGCTATTTAGAATATATTAGCCGTGAGCAACAGATTATCGAGAACGACGTGACTAAGTTGGCGCATGAAGCGGGGCCGTATTTTTCTTTATTTTTGGTTCGCCATAACGTTGCAACGAGGTAA
- the cobL gene encoding precorrin-6y methylase: protein MMQDSDKASRRVCIDVVGLGVAEHALLTPATQKAIQQAEVIIGSDRQLAVISQLLTRHIDHKQTSYSQPKQVLLPPLSQLFELLDSCQQQRVVILASGDPLHYGIGRWLLTKFGKENLQFHAGISSIQAACHALGLALQDVEVLSLHGRALAKIRTRLKTKQTLVILTDKHSQPQHLAQECMNAGFAQSVIWVCELLGYAQQRIRAFTVAQLIAAPDLSFDPLHVSVVEPLGAGGVLPNFPGIEDHCFVTDREAGKGMITKREVRLQLLSLMQPAKGDVIWDIGAGCGGVAVELAYWQQDAKVYAIEHHSARLRCLVANQQRFGVVANLAIITGRAPAELAALPIANKIFIGGSDGELASVLALSWQQLPVGGVLVASAVTETTKYQLQHFAQQLPDEQTETLQVAISKGTKLAGQLMYKPNLPVTLFKFTKYEEADNE from the coding sequence ATGATGCAAGATAGTGATAAGGCAAGTCGCCGAGTCTGTATTGATGTGGTTGGTTTGGGTGTGGCAGAGCATGCATTATTAACACCCGCAACACAAAAAGCGATACAGCAAGCTGAGGTGATTATAGGTTCTGACCGTCAATTAGCCGTTATTAGTCAATTGCTAACGCGTCATATCGACCATAAGCAGACATCTTATTCTCAACCTAAACAAGTGCTGTTACCGCCTTTATCTCAGCTGTTTGAGCTATTGGATTCATGTCAGCAACAGCGTGTGGTGATATTAGCCTCGGGTGACCCATTACATTATGGTATTGGTCGTTGGTTACTGACTAAATTTGGTAAAGAAAATTTACAGTTTCATGCTGGTATTTCGAGTATTCAGGCGGCTTGTCACGCATTAGGTTTAGCACTGCAAGATGTTGAAGTATTAAGTTTACACGGACGAGCTCTTGCTAAAATTCGTACCCGTCTTAAAACTAAACAAACCTTAGTGATACTGACAGATAAGCACAGTCAGCCTCAGCATTTAGCCCAAGAATGTATGAATGCGGGGTTTGCACAGTCGGTTATCTGGGTGTGTGAATTATTGGGTTATGCCCAACAGCGTATTCGCGCGTTTACAGTCGCGCAGTTAATTGCAGCACCGGACTTAAGCTTTGACCCATTACATGTATCTGTGGTTGAACCGCTTGGCGCTGGTGGCGTATTGCCTAATTTTCCCGGTATTGAAGATCACTGTTTTGTGACCGACCGGGAAGCGGGCAAGGGCATGATCACCAAGCGTGAAGTACGTTTGCAGCTTTTGTCACTGATGCAACCTGCTAAAGGCGATGTTATTTGGGATATCGGTGCGGGCTGTGGTGGGGTTGCGGTTGAGTTGGCCTATTGGCAGCAAGACGCGAAAGTGTATGCAATTGAGCATCATTCAGCCCGATTAAGATGTTTGGTTGCAAATCAACAGCGCTTTGGTGTGGTGGCTAATTTAGCCATTATTACAGGCCGAGCTCCCGCTGAATTAGCTGCATTACCAATAGCGAATAAAATATTTATTGGTGGCAGTGATGGTGAGTTAGCGTCGGTATTAGCCCTAAGTTGGCAGCAATTACCCGTTGGTGGCGTATTGGTTGCTAGTGCGGTAACTGAAACGACCAAATACCAATTACAGCATTTTGCTCAGCAGTTGCCTGATGAGCAAACGGAAACTTTGCAAGTCGCTATTAGCAAGGGCACTAAATTAGCGGGTCAGTTAATGTATAAACCGAATCTTCCCGTGACCTTATTTAAATTTACCAAATATGAAGAAGCAGATAATGAATAA
- the cobH gene encoding precorrin-8X methylmutase encodes MDYNYEVRPQEIEQESFRQIRQLTALDHLTKEQQQVVMRIVHSVGMPEVSEQVHFSRNACTSGIEAINAQAPILCDVEMVRHGITKRMISQPPLCYLNDPRVPPLAKQKGETRTMAALDFWQQDLANSIVLIGNAPTALFRLLEMIANGAPKPALIIGMPVGFVGAAESKQALWDAHEALGIECITLLGRQGGSAVTSATLNALLRCVNGEWY; translated from the coding sequence ATGGATTATAATTACGAAGTTAGACCACAGGAAATTGAGCAAGAAAGCTTTCGCCAAATCCGCCAATTAACCGCATTAGACCATTTAACCAAAGAGCAGCAACAAGTTGTTATGCGTATTGTGCACAGTGTTGGTATGCCAGAGGTAAGTGAGCAAGTTCATTTTAGCCGTAATGCTTGCACAAGTGGCATCGAAGCTATTAATGCACAAGCGCCTATTCTATGTGATGTAGAAATGGTGCGTCACGGTATTACCAAGCGCATGATCTCGCAACCACCGCTTTGCTATCTTAATGATCCGCGTGTTCCTCCTTTAGCAAAACAAAAAGGTGAAACTCGTACCATGGCTGCGTTAGACTTTTGGCAACAAGATCTGGCTAACAGCATTGTCCTCATCGGTAATGCTCCAACTGCATTGTTTAGATTATTAGAAATGATTGCCAATGGTGCGCCAAAACCGGCATTGATTATTGGCATGCCTGTGGGGTTTGTTGGTGCCGCAGAATCTAAACAAGCATTATGGGATGCCCATGAAGCATTGGGGATTGAATGCATTACGCTGCTCGGTCGTCAGGGCGGTAGTGCGGTCACCTCTGCGACTTTAAATGCCTTGTTACGTTGCGTAAATGGCGAATGGTATTAA
- the cobK gene encoding precorrin-6x reductase, whose product MKLLLLGGTADGRKLAIQLHASHIPLIYSVAGLVRVPNVGCEIVSGGFSQFGGLQHYIREQNITAILDVTHPYAQKMSSTAAQIAKDCDIPYWRFHRLQWENDYDDNWLSFTTWPQLLTLLQEQVSFASEQACQLRPFFTVGQLEPQLLTLLSDSSLASLPQLVRTAVEPKATLLPAMQWIKAIGPFAVDDEITLFEHYGINALITKNSGGDSTIAKLTAARILGIPVFMQTRPSLPPADVEFISRDECHAFVCQQFLTD is encoded by the coding sequence ATGAAATTATTATTACTCGGTGGTACTGCCGATGGCCGAAAACTGGCAATACAATTACACGCCAGTCATATACCACTGATTTATAGCGTCGCGGGACTCGTGCGTGTACCGAATGTCGGATGTGAAATAGTCAGCGGTGGTTTTAGTCAGTTTGGCGGATTACAGCATTATATTCGAGAACAAAATATTACTGCAATTTTAGATGTGACCCATCCTTATGCGCAGAAGATGAGTAGCACTGCTGCACAGATTGCTAAAGATTGTGATATTCCTTATTGGCGTTTTCATCGACTACAATGGGAGAATGATTACGATGATAACTGGCTGTCATTCACGACTTGGCCGCAATTATTAACCTTGTTACAAGAACAAGTTTCATTCGCGTCGGAACAGGCCTGTCAGCTACGTCCGTTCTTTACTGTTGGGCAGTTGGAACCGCAATTATTGACCTTATTATCCGACTCTTCTTTGGCCTCATTACCACAATTGGTGCGCACGGCAGTTGAACCTAAAGCGACATTATTACCTGCAATGCAGTGGATAAAAGCTATTGGCCCTTTTGCTGTTGATGATGAAATTACCTTGTTTGAACATTATGGTATCAATGCGCTGATCACGAAAAACAGTGGTGGTGATTCGACTATCGCAAAGTTAACCGCAGCTCGAATATTGGGAATACCGGTATTTATGCAAACACGACCAAGCTTACCGCCAGCGGATGTTGAATTTATAAGCCGAGACGAATGTCATGCGTTTGTCTGTCAGCAATTTTTAACCGATTAA
- the cbiD gene encoding putative cobalt-precorrin-6A synthase — protein sequence MWPESEENKQPLRTGLTTGCCATACCVAAADHLFSRITTDTVNVTLPKGKVVDLSIIQYHFLSPLSTRADVIKDAGDDPDVTHGATVFVELTLTSQSGIVFKAAKGVGIVTREGLALAVGEPAINPVPRQMMTEHLQFMAAEHDYKGGFEVAVGVENGEQIALKTMNGRLGIVGGLSILGVSGIVRPFSCSAYIASIFQGMDVATTNGYTHIAASTGNRSEDAIKGYYKLPDIALIEMGDFVGAVIKHIKKVPVSKLSICGGFGKISKLAMGKWNLHSKVSSIDLPFLAELAQQQGASPELMTMMVNSNTSIEALNHCYTHKIDLATAVCQAAFMQVSSKIPAHTELEIWVINRQGDLIGFADHH from the coding sequence ATGTGGCCAGAAAGTGAAGAAAATAAACAACCACTGAGAACCGGCCTTACTACAGGGTGTTGTGCTACAGCTTGTTGTGTTGCTGCAGCAGACCATTTATTTAGCAGAATAACCACGGATACAGTCAATGTGACACTGCCGAAAGGTAAGGTCGTTGATCTTAGTATTATTCAATACCATTTTTTGTCCCCCTTGAGTACGCGTGCTGATGTGATCAAAGATGCGGGTGATGATCCTGATGTGACGCACGGTGCGACAGTATTTGTTGAGTTAACGCTAACGTCACAATCAGGCATTGTATTTAAAGCTGCTAAAGGTGTTGGCATCGTGACTCGTGAAGGACTTGCTCTGGCTGTGGGTGAACCGGCAATTAATCCGGTGCCACGCCAAATGATGACTGAACACTTGCAATTTATGGCGGCTGAACACGATTATAAAGGTGGCTTTGAAGTAGCGGTCGGTGTTGAAAATGGCGAACAGATCGCATTGAAAACCATGAATGGGCGTTTGGGCATTGTTGGTGGTTTATCTATTTTAGGTGTGTCTGGTATTGTTCGCCCTTTTTCCTGTTCTGCGTATATAGCGTCTATTTTTCAAGGAATGGATGTCGCAACAACGAATGGTTACACCCATATTGCAGCATCTACAGGGAATCGCAGTGAAGATGCAATCAAAGGCTATTATAAGTTGCCTGATATCGCGTTAATTGAGATGGGCGACTTTGTTGGTGCTGTAATAAAGCACATCAAAAAAGTGCCCGTGAGTAAACTGAGCATTTGTGGTGGTTTTGGTAAAATAAGTAAATTAGCCATGGGTAAATGGAACCTGCACAGTAAGGTTTCTTCCATTGATTTACCTTTTTTGGCAGAGCTTGCCCAGCAGCAAGGTGCGAGTCCTGAGTTGATGACAATGATGGTCAATTCAAATACTTCGATTGAAGCGTTAAACCATTGTTATACTCATAAAATTGATTTGGCCACAGCTGTGTGTCAGGCTGCATTCATGCAAGTCAGCAGTAAAATACCGGCACATACAGAATTAGAAATATGGGTTATTAACCGACAGGGAGATTTGATTGGCTTTGCTGATCATCATTAA
- a CDS encoding putative high-affinity nickel-transport protein produces the protein MLIEQLPIILLGFTLGMMHALDADHVMAVSGLSNQKPSLRRTVLFSANWAIGHGGVLVISGLLLFGLGIALPEALIHVAEMSVGVLLIVLGLYSFWQFRQQKIVMTKHCHGDVEHSHWHHDEHGKEAEQAATKDGHLPVMVGVLHGLAGSAPALALIPAIGQTELSVVIGYLLMFSVGVMLSMMAFGLGLGSLQGLLKQRYDMLFYWSRRVIALASTLLGCFWLYQAV, from the coding sequence ATGTTAATTGAACAGTTACCGATTATTTTATTGGGTTTTACCTTAGGTATGATGCATGCGTTGGATGCAGATCATGTGATGGCTGTTTCCGGTTTAAGTAATCAGAAACCCAGCCTACGTCGTACGGTATTGTTCAGTGCGAACTGGGCGATTGGTCATGGCGGTGTATTGGTTATAAGTGGTTTGCTGTTATTTGGTCTTGGTATTGCATTACCAGAAGCACTCATTCATGTCGCAGAGATGAGTGTTGGCGTATTACTTATTGTGTTAGGTCTATATTCATTTTGGCAATTTAGACAACAAAAAATAGTGATGACTAAACACTGTCATGGAGATGTAGAGCATAGTCATTGGCACCATGATGAGCATGGTAAAGAAGCTGAACAAGCGGCTACCAAAGATGGTCATTTACCTGTGATGGTTGGCGTTTTACATGGTTTAGCGGGGAGTGCTCCTGCATTGGCGTTGATCCCAGCTATCGGACAAACTGAATTATCTGTGGTTATCGGTTATTTACTGATGTTCTCGGTTGGCGTTATGTTATCTATGATGGCGTTTGGTTTAGGTCTTGGCTCACTGCAAGGGTTATTAAAACAGCGGTATGACATGTTATTTTATTGGAGTCGTCGCGTGATCGCCTTAGCTTCAACTTTGTTAGGCTGTTTCTGGTTGTATCAGGCGGTTTAA
- the cobB gene encoding cobyrinic acid A,C-diamide synthase: MTRVLCPALILAAPSSSQGKTTITAALASMLSKQGKIVRVFKVGPDYLDPQILRQASGQPVEPLDLWMGGTEYCQQKMYEAALVADIILIEGAMGIFDGDPSSADLAAHFGIPIAIVMDVKGMAQTAAAIAVGLANFRDDFNVAGLIANNCGSERHAQLIRDALPASLPLLGTLKRTDTITLPERHLGLVQAEEIQAELKQKLAAGIDWIEASDLKHILDVIKPVEFHPVTEGKLLPIAPVLTGKIIAIAKDTAFSFIYDANLRLLTDLGASYVFFSPMHDDVMPEADALWLPGGYPELHVDKLTSNLSMLQSIRNFAQTDKAILAECGGFLYCLESLGDLQDNSFTMLGLLKGKGQMRERGGCQGMQTAPLPEGDIRGHSHHRSLSFDTPEPIATGRRPKHPAPGESIYRVGNITASYLHLFFPSNPQAIAALFKEL; encoded by the coding sequence ATGACCAGAGTTCTTTGTCCTGCACTAATATTAGCGGCACCTTCGTCTAGCCAAGGTAAAACCACGATCACTGCCGCATTGGCCTCAATGCTGTCAAAGCAAGGTAAAATTGTGCGCGTATTTAAAGTGGGTCCTGATTATCTCGATCCACAAATACTACGGCAGGCATCTGGACAACCAGTCGAACCGTTAGATTTATGGATGGGGGGCACTGAATATTGCCAGCAAAAAATGTATGAAGCGGCGCTGGTGGCCGATATTATTTTAATCGAAGGGGCGATGGGAATTTTTGATGGTGATCCATCAAGTGCCGATCTTGCTGCGCATTTTGGTATTCCGATTGCGATTGTGATGGACGTAAAAGGTATGGCGCAAACGGCTGCGGCAATCGCTGTGGGTTTGGCTAATTTCCGCGATGATTTTAATGTGGCCGGACTGATTGCCAATAATTGTGGCAGTGAACGCCATGCGCAATTGATCCGTGATGCTCTGCCTGCAAGCTTACCTTTACTTGGTACATTAAAACGCACAGATACCATCACTTTACCCGAGCGACATCTCGGCTTGGTGCAAGCTGAAGAAATCCAAGCAGAATTGAAACAAAAATTAGCCGCTGGGATCGATTGGATTGAAGCGTCAGACTTAAAGCATATTCTTGACGTGATAAAGCCGGTTGAGTTTCATCCTGTTACTGAGGGTAAATTATTACCAATAGCGCCAGTATTGACCGGAAAAATAATTGCTATCGCGAAAGATACTGCGTTTAGCTTTATCTATGATGCTAATTTACGCTTGCTAACTGATCTGGGTGCGAGCTATGTATTTTTCTCACCTATGCATGATGACGTGATGCCGGAAGCTGATGCGTTGTGGTTACCGGGCGGTTATCCAGAACTGCATGTAGATAAATTGACAAGTAACTTATCTATGTTGCAATCGATTCGTAACTTTGCGCAAACTGACAAAGCGATTTTGGCTGAATGTGGTGGATTTTTATATTGCCTTGAGTCGTTAGGCGACTTACAGGATAATTCATTTACTATGTTGGGGTTACTGAAAGGTAAAGGTCAAATGCGTGAACGTGGTGGTTGTCAAGGAATGCAAACGGCACCATTACCGGAAGGTGATATTCGTGGTCACTCTCATCATCGTTCATTGAGTTTTGATACGCCAGAGCCAATTGCGACCGGTCGTCGTCCTAAACATCCGGCGCCGGGTGAGTCTATTTATCGCGTTGGTAATATCACCGCGAGTTATTTACATTTATTCTTCCCATCCAATCCACAGGCTATCGCAGCACTTTTTAAGGAGCTTTAG
- a CDS encoding phosphoglycerate mutase codes for MKTLFFLARHGETQWNKLQKLQGQLDSPLTKTGLIQAKSLAQLLETPVIDRIISSPLPRAELTANIINQTLALPLQQHPALIERHFGDWQGSLITDVNTHSDYNNIFLQVTADAPPNGETGEDCARRFKNALIEIAETYPQQAILIMTHGDILRCFLEQVNQNSANDELPLYANCCVSTTEFDHLEQSFSISDILQA; via the coding sequence ATGAAAACGTTATTTTTTCTCGCCCGTCATGGTGAAACTCAATGGAATAAATTACAAAAACTCCAAGGGCAGCTAGACAGCCCCCTGACAAAAACAGGCCTAATACAAGCTAAAAGCCTCGCCCAGCTATTAGAAACACCAGTAATAGATCGTATTATTAGCTCCCCACTACCACGGGCGGAGTTGACCGCCAATATCATTAATCAAACACTTGCTCTGCCGCTGCAACAACACCCAGCACTTATCGAACGACACTTCGGTGATTGGCAAGGATCACTCATTACTGACGTCAACACACATTCCGATTACAATAATATATTCTTGCAGGTGACCGCAGATGCACCACCCAATGGGGAAACTGGCGAAGATTGTGCGCGACGTTTTAAAAATGCGTTAATTGAAATTGCCGAAACCTATCCACAACAAGCAATTTTGATCATGACCCACGGCGATATTTTACGTTGTTTCTTAGAGCAGGTTAATCAAAACTCCGCTAATGATGAACTGCCGCTGTACGCGAATTGTTGTGTATCTACCACAGAGTTTGATCATCTCGAACAGTCTTTTTCTATTAGCGATATATTGCAAGCATGA
- the cobD gene encoding cobalamin biosynthesis protein CobD — protein MNDYMSVSLILAAAFILDILLGEPHRYHPLVGFGNITNKLERLLNKKSNNKSNKPWQARLLGTFSWALLTLPLPLGYYLLHQDTFLFWCLDAVIVYSAIGYNSLVKHAKQIAVPLNNGDIQQARHFCSYIVSRDTSNLTEQEIARATTESVLENGHDAVIASLVWFAIGGAPLVILHRLVNTLDAMWGYKNPQFLYFGWCAARMDDLLGWPTAKISSLLYATQALLTRHTSMFNALRNGLCQGRQYKSLNGGWAMATGATVLNISLGGQGIYHGKIIESVTLGQGPQVNTADIEPSLHLVRNAAIIFIISCFFISLITHM, from the coding sequence ATGAATGATTATATGAGCGTCAGCTTGATACTTGCTGCAGCATTTATACTGGATATTTTACTGGGTGAACCACATCGTTATCACCCCTTGGTAGGCTTTGGTAATATCACCAACAAGTTAGAGCGTTTGTTAAATAAAAAGAGTAACAATAAAAGTAATAAACCTTGGCAAGCCAGATTATTAGGCACCTTTAGCTGGGCTTTACTCACCCTTCCCCTACCCTTGGGATATTACCTATTGCATCAAGATACGTTCCTATTCTGGTGTTTAGACGCTGTTATTGTTTATTCTGCCATTGGTTATAATAGTCTGGTTAAGCATGCCAAACAGATAGCTGTTCCCTTGAACAATGGGGATATTCAACAAGCTCGGCATTTTTGCTCATACATAGTAAGCCGAGATACCAGCAATCTAACCGAACAAGAAATTGCACGAGCGACCACTGAATCCGTATTAGAAAATGGCCATGATGCGGTCATCGCATCATTAGTTTGGTTTGCCATTGGCGGTGCCCCCTTAGTTATCCTACACCGATTGGTGAACACACTTGATGCCATGTGGGGTTATAAGAATCCACAGTTTTTATATTTTGGTTGGTGTGCTGCTAGAATGGATGATTTACTCGGTTGGCCAACCGCGAAAATATCGAGTTTACTGTATGCAACTCAGGCTTTATTGACTCGCCATACCAGCATGTTCAACGCGCTACGTAACGGCTTATGCCAAGGTCGACAATATAAAAGTTTAAATGGTGGTTGGGCAATGGCAACAGGGGCTACCGTATTAAATATTTCATTGGGTGGACAAGGAATTTATCATGGAAAAATAATTGAATCTGTCACCCTAGGCCAAGGCCCGCAGGTAAATACTGCAGATATAGAACCCAGTTTACACTTAGTGCGTAATGCAGCGATTATCTTTATCATCAGCTGTTTCTTCATTAGCCTGATTACTCATATGTAA